TTAGTACATATGGTACATTCGGGAATATAAGAGTTATGCCGGTGCTATTCGCGCTGCTTATGACCCTTCCTATCGTAGTCTTTCCATTCTCCCCATTGTTAGGCTACTATATCTCTATTATTTTATTGCTAACCGTTTCTGATTTATGTAATGCGAAACCAATAAGGGTCTATTTCTCTCTTATTGCATTGGTCTGTGGGGTTCTGGTTTCTGCTTCGAGAGTACATCTGACATCAGCAAGTGATGACTTCGGCCATTATTATGCTTCTTATCTTTCTATTCTTCATGGTGGAACAATATTTCAATACGCCGGAGGCGTGGAGTTCTTACTCTCGCTTTATTTTAAAATTCTGGTAATGATTTTTGGAAACCTTCATCCTAGTAGCATTCTTTTCTTTGTTGCGCTGCTCAACAGTTTCCTTTTCTATCTATGGCTAGAAAAATTTGGTTTGAATAGGGTAGATGACAAGTTAAAGTCACTATGCATCGCGGCATCACTGACATTTTACATGTTCACAATTAGCACATTGTTAATGCGCCAAATGTTGGCAACGCCCTTTTTGTTATTTGCTCTTTCTTATACGTTACGTAGCAAGATGGGAATTCTCTCCCTTCTTCTGGCATCTTTTGCACATTTATCCTCTATACCGATTTATTTCATCATTCGTATTTTGATGTCAGAAGACAGAAAGAAAAAGAATTTAATGGTTTTGTTCTTTCTGGTTGTTTTGGTTCTTTTCTCTCTGATTGTTAAGTTTTCTTCCTCCTTGACTGGTCTGCCGGTTATTGGGATCTTGGCATTTAAGCTTGAGTATTATGGCCGGGTTTCATTGTTTAGTTTTGACAGAATAGATTCGTATGTCAAATATTTGGTTGTCATGTTGATCGCTTCAATATTTTTCTTTTCTGAAAAGCATAAGGATTGGAAGAGCTTACTCTATTATAGTGGTGCAATTTATATTATCTGGTTACCAATACCGTTGATGTCTGGTCGGATATTTTTGATGTTAGGGACGGTGGCATTAGGGTACATTCTTTTTCTATCCGCCTACAGAATGAGTATAGTGCTGAGATATTTTTTGGTCATTTACTGTATTTTTAGGGTGCTGACATTAGGTATTTATTATACAAATAATAACGACGGATTTGATTTATGGTATAGCTATCCCTGGATATCCGAAAATGCATTTTACTTTGTTAGATAACCATAGGGTGAGAATCTGATTTTTACGTCTAGGATGAGTTACGAGTTCAATAAAATCAGGCAAGCCATATCCGGATGTGTTAAAGAGGGGATGATGATTTATATTAACGGTAGGTTTTTAACCCAAAAGACAACCGGTGTACAACGTTTTGCCGAAGAGGTCGGAAAAGCGCTAGTTGGCATACGGAATGATGTCGTCTTCCTTGTGCCTGAAAAAACTCAGGTAGTGAAAAAAGAGTTTCTATCTAACTTTAAAGTGCAAGAAGTTAAAGGTGGTAACGGGCATTTTTGGGAGCAGTTTACTTTGCCCAAATACCTGAAGCGATTAAATTCTCCGTTACTCCTTAACCTATGTAGTACTGCTCCTGCATTCTATAAGAACAAAATAGTTACACACCATGATATCACCTATGTCCGATTCCCTGAAAGTTTTTCGAAGCCGTTCCGGTTATGGTATAGGGCTTTAGTTCCTATTATGATAAAAAACTCGAAATGTTTGCTAACAGTCAGTGAGTTTTCTAAAAAAGAAATTTCGACATTTTATCGTTGTGAAAACAAGCGGGTAGAAGTAATAAGCAATGCAGTTAGTAAGGAGTTTCAGCCACCACAGCCGTCTTTAGGCAACAGTATACATAGTAGTAATCAATATGTGCTTGCCGTATCTTCACCTAATTATCATAAAAATTTTCATGGGTTAATCGAGGCGTTCTCTGCAAGCAACCTTGATATTAAATTGAAAATTATAGGTGATCGAGCCGGTACTTTCAGTAAAGTAAAATTCTCTGAAGATGACCCAAGGATTGAGTTTCTCGGCCGGGTTAACGACGACGAGTTGGTTGCTCTTTATCAGAATGCCAAATTTTTTGCATTTCCATCATTTTATGAAGGCTTTGGGATACCTCCGTTGGAGGCCCAGGCTTGCGGTTGTCCCGTTATATCATCAGATCGAGCTTCTTTGAAGGAAGTGCTTGCCGACAGTGCTGTGTACTTTTCACCTGATTCAAAAGCAGAAATTATTGAAGCTCTGGAGTCTGTAGACAAGGATGCATCTCTGAGAGAAAGTCTGAAAAGAAAGGGTGAGAATAATGTTACCCGTTTTTCCTGGAGGTCTTCTGCTGAAAAACTGAATAAAATTATTTCAGAAGTTCTGTAATTAAGCGTGACGGTAAAAAGTACGGGATAATTCCATATTGAAAAATTGAAATTATTAATCCGTTAAAACTACAGCGGCTATTAATGTTGGCTTTTAAGGTGAATCCGAGATGAGTAATCCAAGTGTTGGCGTTGTGGCCGATTGGTTAGTAACCTACGCAGGGGCAGAGCGTGTCATAAAAGAGTTTATAGACATGTATCCAGAGGCTGATCTTTACTCTGTGGTCGATTTTCTTTCAGACGATGCCCGCAGTTTTTTCCATGGAAAAAAAGCAATAACAACTTTTATTCAAAAACTACCTAAATCAAAAAAAGCTTACCAGAAGTATCTACCCTTTATGCCACTTGCGATAGAGCAGCTTGATGTTTCAAAGCATGATATTGTGCTATCAAGCAGTCACGCAGTAGCAAAAGGGATTCTGACAGGCCCAGACCAGTTGCATATCAGTTACGTTCATTCCCCTATACGTTATGCGTGGGATTTACAGCATCAATACCTGAAAGAGTCAGGTCTGGACAGGGGGCTGAAAGGACATCTTGCGCGATGGATTCTGCATAAAGTGAGAATGTGGGATTATCGCACCGCTAACGGCGTTGATTATTTTATCGCCAACTCTGATTTTATTGCTCGGCGAATTAAAAAAGTCTACGGTCGAGATGCAGACACTATATATCCACCGGTTGATGTCGAGCGTTTTTCCTATCAGGAAAACAAAGAAAACTTCTATTTTACTGCATCACGTATGGTTCCCTATAAAAGAATCGATTTAATCGTCGAAGCTTTTGGTCACATGCCTGATAAAAGGCTTGTTGTGATTGGCGATGGCTCTGAAATGGCTAAAATCAAGGCAAAAGCTAAAAGCAATGTCGAGATTCTCGGCTATCAGTCAAATGAGGTTATGCTTGAGTGTATGCAGAAAGCTAAGGCATTTGTATTTGCTGCTGAAGAGGATTTCGGCATTACACCTGTTGAAGCTCAGGCCTGTGGCACGCCAGTGATCGCCTTTGGCAAAGGTGGCTCCTTAGAAACGGTGCGTCCATTTGGTGTATCGAAAGCGACAGGGGTATTTTTTGCCAATCAAACCGTTACTTCTGTTGTCGAAGCTATTGAGCATTTTCAAAACATTGAGTCATCTATTCTACCCCAAGATTGTCGTGATAATGCTTTACGGTTCTCCGTTTCACGTTTCCATAAGGAAATGGAGAAATATATAAGTGATAAATGGAAGGTGTTCAATAGCTCAAAAATGATTGAGTACTGATATGAGTTATCTCTAGATAATATTAGTGACCCACATGTCAGGCTTTTGAGAGGTTTTTATCATGAAAAAATTAGCACATATTCTCCTGATTGCTTCAATTTATATTGCCTCTGGCTTTGGATACTCATACGCATTCTATTCTGGTGTTGGTGTACACCCTAATCAATTTAAAGGAAGTGCTGAGGAACTTATCGGTTTGATGGAGAAGTACCATGTTAAATCATTTCGGACCGACTATCCATGGAGCTTGGTCGAGATTCAAAAAGGTGTTCTGAATAGCTCAAAAGATACGACCGACCGTGTTATCAGTATCGCTAAAGAAAGTGGGATTTCCCCTTTAATTATATTGGATTATGGGAATAAGAACTACGGTGGCGGCAAACCACTTACACCAGAAGCGTCAGCAGCTTTCGTGAATTATGCAGCATGGACGGCAAGGCATTTTAAAGGTAAGGCTGATATCTTCGAAGTTTGGAATGAATGGTCGCATCGTAGTGCCAACTCGAACGAGGCCGTGAGTGAAGCCTCTGCTGAGGCTTATTTTCAGCTAGTTAAGGCAACTTCACTGGCAGTCAAAAAAGAGAACCCTGCAGCTAAAGTTATTGCAGGTGGTTTCAATCCTCTTGGTAACGATGATAAAGAGTGGGGAATAATGTTGGTTAAATTGGGCATTCTCAACTATGTTGATGGTATTTCTCTTCATCCCTATTCTTATCAGAACAGAACGGTTGCCGACCCAAAATTTAATCTTAAACGAATCGAACTCTATCAGGAAGAGTTGAGCCAATTTTTTGGGAAAATGGTGCCGTTTTATATTACAGAGGTTGGATATCCAGCCTATCCAGGTGGAGCTAACCTGACTGACAGTGAAGTTGCACAGTACGCTTATGAGTATATGACATTAGCAAGCAAAATGAACTATATTGCCGGTGTCTGGTGGTATGACTTTATCGATGATGGTAATGATAAGAATAAAAGAGAAAATAGCTTCGGCATCCTCAATAATGACTTGTCAGAAAAAATGGTGACGAAAGAATTTAGCGGTGCTTTAAAAACGATAAACAGTGACGCTGAGCGTTAAATAATCATATGCTTATATTGTAGTTGCCAAGTGTATAACAGATAAAAGCCATGTTTATTTTTAAACATGGCTTTTTTGTGCGCAGTTAATTGAGGGTGCTAACTTATCAAGAGTTATTATATTGGTAAAATATACGTCTGTCCGCTGTTAGCACATTTTTCTATTTTTTCCAGTCAGAAATGGTTTTTTTAGGATTCCCACCTCAGCAGTTATCCTCACTCGTGCTATGCACCTCCTTTTTGCTTGTTCATTCCTTTTCCTTTTCTGGTCCAAAATTTTTTCTTATTAAATCATGTAATTATTCTCCGATTGCTTTATATGGATTAGGCCGAGGGGGAAAAATGGCTCTGTTTGCATTTTTATTTTAATCATGGTAAGAATATTGTTATGTGTAAAAATGTGAGCTGATGCAAAGAATCCGCCAATAAAAATGGATGTTTTTGGTTATTTGGGGATAATCTTTCCAGTGCTTTGCTCCTCAGTTGCTATACTTTTCTGGGCTGTTAATGGTTTTAGCTGTTTTACGAGGGTGTATGTTAAAAGGCAGGAGAGTCGCGGTTATTTTTACAGCATCCATTATCGGTGGTCATGAATTAATGACGGTCGCTCATCTAAGGCGATACAAGAAAAAAGGGATAGAGATAACGTGCTACATTCCTTTTGATAACAAAAAGTTATCTGAGCTATTGCAAGTGTCAGAAATAAAACACGATCTCCATGATGTTCGCCATGGAAATATAGAAATAATTCATGCCTTTTTGAATCCAAAGCATATTTTCCACGCTGCCAGCTTCCTTGCCAAGATAAAAAAACGACATGACTTCACCTTTGTAATTCAAGGTGATATAGAATTTGGCGCTGTTTTTATCAATGCAGGAAAAATGCTGGGGATGAAAAATATTATTAGTTACCTTCCGTATACGCATAGCTTCAAAAAGATGGATAGCTGGGCTCCTTCCGTTAAAGATTTCTTTGCCAGGTTCGTATATAAAAACTGCAACTGTTTTTTTACCATCTGCGATGCGACAGCTAAGGATATCATTGCCAAAAATAGTAATGCTGCTGTCCGGGTTTTGGAGAATTTTGTCACCAGGCCAGAAATATCTGAAATAAGAGGCGTCGGATATGAGTTTATACCATCAAATGAAACGTTGAAAGTTGTCATGGCGGGGAGGGTACTTTTTCGTCAAAAGGGACAGGATATACTTATTAACGCATTAAAAAATATAAAATTCCCTCTTGAATTACGAGTTTTTGGCGATGGCCCGGATCTCAAGCGATTAAGGGAGTTGGCTGCTAATCTCTCTCCGAACATCGAAGTCGTTTTCTTAGGGTGGAAAAATAATGTTTGGGCAGATTCTAAAGATATAGACTTCATTGTCGTTCCATCACGATATGAAGGGGTTCCATTAATAATGCTTGAGTCTTTGGCGAGAAACATACCTGTTATCTCACCAGCTAGAGACGGAATGATTAATTATTTGAAAGACGACTCACTTTATAATACTGGCAGTGCAGACTTCGAAGCGTATGAGTTGAGTAAGAAAATATCAGATTTTTTCTTCAAGAGAGAAAATAAAAAAGTGACATAACCAGTGTATGCCTTTCTATTTTTATAAGGGTATTAAAAATTTTTCTTGTTGACTGAAGTATGATGCCAGTGAACAGGAAGGGAGGGGGCATGAACAATAGGCAAACGGTGCTACTTAATTCTTTTGCTTTATATGGTCGAACGTTGATATTGATGTTTGTCACTTTGTATACCTCGCGTATGGCGCTAAATTCTCTTGGCGTTTCTGATTTCGGTCTCTATAGCCTTGTTAGTAGTGTCATCTTTTTGTTTTCTTTCATTCAAAATGTTTTTTCACTTTCCACGCAAAGATTTCTTACGGTTGAGGTGGCAAAAGAAAGTGAGAAATTTGAAAAAAGGTTTGCCTCTATTATTATCATGTACTTGGGGATCTGTATCCTTGTCTTTTTTTTGGCGGAAACAGTAGGCTTATGGTTTGTTTTGTCGCAAGTGAATTCTTCAACCGTAAGCACTAACGATATCTTCCTGTTATACCAATTCACAATAATAACCCTCCTTTTTCAAATTATGCAGACACCCTTTATGGGATACTTTCTCGCCACGGAAAAGATGTCTGTTTTTGCTAAGGTTGGCGTATTTGATGCCTTTCAACGTTGGTTGATGGTTTTTATATTCTCGTCTTTCGACTTTCAAAATAAAGTTGTTTCTTATTCTTGTCTTGTTCTCATTGGCTTTTTTTTTGGTTTTATTGTGTACGTTTATTCTTGTTCGAAATACGTTAGGTTATATGGAGGGTTTTTCTCAAGAGATATTGACTTGGTCTTTTTAAAGGAGGTTCTGTCGTTCTCTCGTTGGCCATTGTTAGGTGCGTTCAGTATTGTAAGCGTTTCCCAATCAATTGCATTCTTAGCTTATTACTTTGTAGGGTTGGTCGCTAATGCTTCTATCTGGTTAGCTGAACAGGTCCTGAACGCCTTTAATCGGGTTACTGGTGCTTTGCAAATGGCCTTTGCTCCGAAAATAATTAAGAGTGGCTCTTTGGGGCATTATGATGAGATGAATGACTTGATTTTTCTATCTTGCAAACTGACTGCATTTGTCACGATATTGTCAGGTGTGCCTATTTTTGTTTTTGCTGATTTCGTGAGCGCTGTATGGCTTGGTAATGTGCCCGATTATCTTCCCAGTTTTATTCGAATTGTCATTGTTTATGTGTTCATTGACTCTTTATCCAACCCTTTTGTTACTGCTATATATACAAAGGGGGAGTTAAAAAGATATCAATTAGTCATATCTATTATTCTTGGGTTTTCTGTTCTGTTGATGACTGCTATGTTTTTCTTGCATTATTCAATCTATTTTGTTCTTTTGATAAGGGTGCTGTGCGTGCTGGTACTGCTCGTGTTGAGGGTTTTGTGGATGCAAAGTATTTTTCCTCTCTGTAACCTGAATGTTTTTTTGGTTAAGCTTCTTCCAAGATTTTTTATTGTGGCGATAATTTCAGTTTTGACTTGTATTTATATTAAGGAGTGGGTTGTTGATGGTTATTTTTCTTTGTTAATAGTTTGTTCTTTTAACTTGTTTCTTGTTGCTGTAATGTTCTTCTTTATCGTTTTTGATGCTGATGATAGGGCATCACTTCTCAAGTTGCTTAGGAAACTGAAGTACAGTTAGAGGGGGTTGTAATGACAAAGTATGGATTTCTCACATATGAAAGTGATCTTTACCGTAAAAGAGGGTGGATTAATTTAGGTGATTATGTACAAACTCTTGCCGCCAGGCAGTTTCTCCCTTCATGTGATATCCCAATTCCACGTGATGCTATAGGCAGTTATCATGGGGAGCCTGTGAAGATGATAATGAATGCATGGTATATGGACTCACCAGAAAATTTCCCACCCTCCTGTAACGTTCATCCCTTTTATACGTCTGTGCATATTAATTCTTCGGTTGAAAATAAAATATTTTCTACTGAAACTATTTACCACCTGAAGCAACATGCTCCTATAGGATGCCGGGATTTCTATACGGTAAACTTGCTCAAGAAATATGGTATACCTGCATATTACTCGGGGTGTATGACTTTAACATTAGGCAAAACATATAAGCGAAATTCCTGCTCGGATGATATTTATTTTGTTGATGTTATGTATGACGCCTTAACACCGTTTGAACTCATGCGGCAACCTCTGCGATTGGCCAAACGAATTCTTAATGGGCGTGTGGCAGAGTTTTATCATAAGAAAAAGGTTCTTAAGGAATGCTTCGATGCGGAGCTATTAAGGAAAGTCAAAGTAGTGACTCAAATAGTTCCTTACGCTCCCTATCAAGTCGGCATTGAAATGGCTCATGATTTTTTAATAAAACTTTCTTCGGCTAAGTTGGTTGTCACGTCACGTATTCATACCGCATTGCCTTGTTTGGCGATGGGGACACCTGTCATTTTTATCAATGGTGGCTTTAAAAACAAGATAGATAATTGCCGCTTTGATGGTCTGCTTGATTTTTTTAATCGAATTGATGTTGATGGTAGAGGGAGGGGGACGAGAAATTTTGGGTTGCCAAACGATAAAATAAATAATGATACAGTTATCACGAATGGCGATAAGCATCTTGATTATTCATGCTCTTTGGTTATGGATTGTATGAGGTTTATTGATTAGTTTTATTTTAATAATCTTACTAGAGGTTTTTTTGTTGAGGTTTTATTTCTTTTTTAAGCACAGTTCACACTGTTTCGCGCGTTATTATTCACATGTTAATGTATTGTTTGTTAAGTAAGTGTTTATGTGGATTGTTTTCTTTCATTAATGCTTTTTCCTATAGGATTATCTTTAGTTTGTTTTCCTTTTGCTGTTTGACAACCCTGCTTTTTTGATCTTTCCTTAACTGGCGTGCATTCGCATGTTATTTTTTTTGTTTATGTTAACTTTTTGATATCTGAAATAAATTTTTAATTTTGAGGATATACTTATGGCTTCTCAAGTTTTGCTGTACCAGAAAGTTGTGGCAGCGATTCAATATGCTGTTCTGGGTCATAGTACTTTTACCGGTCCAGCGGCTTTTGATGCTGATGCTGGCCAAATTCGGACGGGACAAATTACCGCACAGACATACGTGGGTAACCTGCTGGCTTCTGCTGAAGGGCAAGCCTTGTATGGCTCAAGCACTTCATTGGATATTTTAAGAACGATTTATACCAAGGTTTATGGTACTGCACCGGCTGACAGCGTCCTCCAGGGCATTTTGGGTACTACGTCGCTGAATAGTGCTATCTATGGCGCAATTGATAACTTATTAAACTATAAGCAGTTCGACAGTACTAACCTGGCTGCACAAACCACCCTCGACAACCACGTTGATGCTCTGCTGTATAGTAATTACGGTACTGCGGCGTGGAATCAGTGGAGCGTAGCGCTGGCCAATCAAGAGCAGGTTGCCTCGCTTTATTTGGCTGCTCCTTATCGAGCTGCCGATGCCAGTGGTTTGAGTTTTTGGACTACTTACTTATTGCAGCCAGGAAACACATTCGCGCTTCTGACTCAAAAACTTCTGGCTTCCTCAGAGTTTCAGCAGAAAGGAGCCAATTTGACCGGTGATGCGTTCATTCAGCACATTTTTAATGGCGTGTATGGTGTGAACGCTACTGCTTCTCAACTAGCGACTTATAACGCCTTGGGAACGGACAAATCTGTCATTACGCAGGCTATCATCAATGACTTACGTAACTCGACGGCTACCGATGCCACTACGGTTACGCAACAGCATGCCTTTGAGTACCAGATTGGCACCAGTCTGGTTTACAACACGGCAGCAGCCTTGTCTTCATCTGCTTCAGGTGGTAATGCCATTGGTACGATCAACTCGGGGCTGTCCCACCAGATCAGCAATGCTGAAACGGCGGTATTGACTGATGTTCAACTCAATGCCAGCACAGCCAGCCTGGTCAACCTGAAGTTCGCCGATCACTTGGCTAACCTGACCATCAACGGCACCAGCGCAGCGACGGTGAACCTGTCTGACAACGGCGCCAGTTCTGGGGTTGCTGTCACCGTCAACAACGGCAACATCATCCTGAACGCCAGCTCGGGCGCAGACAACGTGGTCGTCACTTCGACGGCAAACATTGCTACCGGCACTGCACAGTTTAACCTTGGCGCCGGCAACGACAGCCTGCACTGGGCGGGGAACGCAGTTTCTGGCGGCGCAAACACCGTTGCCAATACCGTCAAGGCTGACGGCGGCACCGGCACGGATTCCATCTCTGCCAACTTTATCACCAAAACCGTGGTGACTAACCAGAACGGCTTGGGCATTCGCACCAGCACCGTGACCAGCAACGCTAACAATTTCTCGAACTTTGAGCAGATTGATCTGACCGGTTATATCGGTAAGTCTGTCGGTACGTTGGTAACCACACCAGTGATTGGTTCTCCGACCACCACCAGCGTCACTACGCCAACCAACACCTTCGACTTTGGCCTGACCAACGGCACGGCTACGGTAGAAGGCACTACGGGCGGCACGGTCACCCAGAACGCAGCGGCGACCAACCTGGGGACGCAAGGCTTCGTGATCTCCGGCCTGGCTAACGTCAACGTCATCAATGCCGCCGGCGGTAGCGCCGCGCAGCTGGAAGTGAAAGGGGACGCGACCTCAGCCAGCACGCTGAACTTCACCTTCGTCCAAAACGCCACCGACCACTTCAACATCAACTTTGATGCGGTGAGTTCGGCGAACGTGAATGCCGGCGCCATCAGCCTGAACAGCAGCAGCAGTGCGCTGTTGGGCACCGCGCTGACGACGGTGAACGTGGCTTCCGGTGGTACCGGTGCGTTCAACAACATTCTGTCTCTGGCTGGCACCAATGCGCAGGTTCAGAATATCAACGTGACCGGCGATCATGCGCTGAATCTGACCGTGGGCGCGGGCTACAGCAACGTGCGCGACATCAATGCGTCTGCCAATACCGGTGGTTTGAACCTGGATTCAAGCCATGCGGGTACCGGTGACGGCATTATCGTACAGCTGCTGAAAGCCTTGCCGTTGAGTGCGGCTACCACTGCGCTGCTGACGCCGCTGCTGAACACGCTGGGTCTGAACGGTTACCAACTGACGGTGGAAGGGACATCAAAGGCCGACAGTTTCAACGTGCTGGGTAACACCACGCTGACTGGCGGTAACGGCGCGAATATCTACGATCTGAAATCCAGTAACTCGCAGGCGGGGGTCACCATCACCGACTTCAGCACCGCGAAAGATAAGATCGTTGATGCCGCTTCCGGCCTGACCTTGTCCAATACCGGCTCGGCGGTATCAGACTACGGTACTCGTTCTGCGGATACGCTGGATGCGCTGCTGGGGTCGTTGATCGGTGGCCTGACCACCGGCGTCGTCGGCCTGCTGGGGGGCATCCTGGGGCTGAGCAATCCAAACTCGTTAACCGGGAAAGTGGGTGTGGCCTCGGTGGTGTTCAGCGGTACAGGCAACAATGCTGACTCTTATGTGATTATTGATAACAACAATAACCACACGCTTGATGCCAACGATACGGTCATTTACCTGACTGGCCAGAACCACCAGCAGTTGGTGGATTCTCTGCACTACGCCTGATGGTAAGGCTGCAATAACAAATAATTCCGAGTGGAACTATTTGGAATTAAATAATGCGGGGGCGTAATCCCCCGCATATTTAAATTTGTGAGCAGTGTCATCCTCTCTAAGTTATTCCATTTCGTTATCTTCCATTCCCGCCTTTGTTTTTTCATATCACTCTGTTTTATCATGCTTTTTCAAAGCATGGTGGCCGGTTTTTTTTTTATAACCTACCTTGCCGATTTTCACTTTCTCTACCTATAGTTAACGAAAGTATCTGCAGTCTCGGGCATTTTTTTGGGGTGAGCCT
The sequence above is drawn from the Serratia sp. FDAARGOS_506 genome and encodes:
- a CDS encoding polysaccharide pyruvyl transferase family protein, whose protein sequence is MTKYGFLTYESDLYRKRGWINLGDYVQTLAARQFLPSCDIPIPRDAIGSYHGEPVKMIMNAWYMDSPENFPPSCNVHPFYTSVHINSSVENKIFSTETIYHLKQHAPIGCRDFYTVNLLKKYGIPAYYSGCMTLTLGKTYKRNSCSDDIYFVDVMYDALTPFELMRQPLRLAKRILNGRVAEFYHKKKVLKECFDAELLRKVKVVTQIVPYAPYQVGIEMAHDFLIKLSSAKLVVTSRIHTALPCLAMGTPVIFINGGFKNKIDNCRFDGLLDFFNRIDVDGRGRGTRNFGLPNDKINNDTVITNGDKHLDYSCSLVMDCMRFID
- a CDS encoding DUF4214 domain-containing protein — its product is MASQVLLYQKVVAAIQYAVLGHSTFTGPAAFDADAGQIRTGQITAQTYVGNLLASAEGQALYGSSTSLDILRTIYTKVYGTAPADSVLQGILGTTSLNSAIYGAIDNLLNYKQFDSTNLAAQTTLDNHVDALLYSNYGTAAWNQWSVALANQEQVASLYLAAPYRAADASGLSFWTTYLLQPGNTFALLTQKLLASSEFQQKGANLTGDAFIQHIFNGVYGVNATASQLATYNALGTDKSVITQAIINDLRNSTATDATTVTQQHAFEYQIGTSLVYNTAAALSSSASGGNAIGTINSGLSHQISNAETAVLTDVQLNASTASLVNLKFADHLANLTINGTSAATVNLSDNGASSGVAVTVNNGNIILNASSGADNVVVTSTANIATGTAQFNLGAGNDSLHWAGNAVSGGANTVANTVKADGGTGTDSISANFITKTVVTNQNGLGIRTSTVTSNANNFSNFEQIDLTGYIGKSVGTLVTTPVIGSPTTTSVTTPTNTFDFGLTNGTATVEGTTGGTVTQNAAATNLGTQGFVISGLANVNVINAAGGSAAQLEVKGDATSASTLNFTFVQNATDHFNINFDAVSSANVNAGAISLNSSSSALLGTALTTVNVASGGTGAFNNILSLAGTNAQVQNINVTGDHALNLTVGAGYSNVRDINASANTGGLNLDSSHAGTGDGIIVQLLKALPLSAATTALLTPLLNTLGLNGYQLTVEGTSKADSFNVLGNTTLTGGNGANIYDLKSSNSQAGVTITDFSTAKDKIVDAASGLTLSNTGSAVSDYGTRSADTLDALLGSLIGGLTTGVVGLLGGILGLSNPNSLTGKVGVASVVFSGTGNNADSYVIIDNNNNHTLDANDTVIYLTGQNHQQLVDSLHYA
- a CDS encoding glycosyltransferase; its protein translation is MLKGRRVAVIFTASIIGGHELMTVAHLRRYKKKGIEITCYIPFDNKKLSELLQVSEIKHDLHDVRHGNIEIIHAFLNPKHIFHAASFLAKIKKRHDFTFVIQGDIEFGAVFINAGKMLGMKNIISYLPYTHSFKKMDSWAPSVKDFFARFVYKNCNCFFTICDATAKDIIAKNSNAAVRVLENFVTRPEISEIRGVGYEFIPSNETLKVVMAGRVLFRQKGQDILINALKNIKFPLELRVFGDGPDLKRLRELAANLSPNIEVVFLGWKNNVWADSKDIDFIVVPSRYEGVPLIMLESLARNIPVISPARDGMINYLKDDSLYNTGSADFEAYELSKKISDFFFKRENKKVT
- a CDS encoding glycosyltransferase family 4 protein, translating into MMIYINGRFLTQKTTGVQRFAEEVGKALVGIRNDVVFLVPEKTQVVKKEFLSNFKVQEVKGGNGHFWEQFTLPKYLKRLNSPLLLNLCSTAPAFYKNKIVTHHDITYVRFPESFSKPFRLWYRALVPIMIKNSKCLLTVSEFSKKEISTFYRCENKRVEVISNAVSKEFQPPQPSLGNSIHSSNQYVLAVSSPNYHKNFHGLIEAFSASNLDIKLKIIGDRAGTFSKVKFSEDDPRIEFLGRVNDDELVALYQNAKFFAFPSFYEGFGIPPLEAQACGCPVISSDRASLKEVLADSAVYFSPDSKAEIIEALESVDKDASLRESLKRKGENNVTRFSWRSSAEKLNKIISEVL
- a CDS encoding EpsG family protein, whose translation is MPVLFALLMTLPIVVFPFSPLLGYYISIILLLTVSDLCNAKPIRVYFSLIALVCGVLVSASRVHLTSASDDFGHYYASYLSILHGGTIFQYAGGVEFLLSLYFKILVMIFGNLHPSSILFFVALLNSFLFYLWLEKFGLNRVDDKLKSLCIAASLTFYMFTISTLLMRQMLATPFLLFALSYTLRSKMGILSLLLASFAHLSSIPIYFIIRILMSEDRKKKNLMVLFFLVVLVLFSLIVKFSSSLTGLPVIGILAFKLEYYGRVSLFSFDRIDSYVKYLVVMLIASIFFFSEKHKDWKSLLYYSGAIYIIWLPIPLMSGRIFLMLGTVALGYILFLSAYRMSIVLRYFLVIYCIFRVLTLGIYYTNNNDGFDLWYSYPWISENAFYFVR
- a CDS encoding glycosyltransferase family 4 protein, whose product is MSNPSVGVVADWLVTYAGAERVIKEFIDMYPEADLYSVVDFLSDDARSFFHGKKAITTFIQKLPKSKKAYQKYLPFMPLAIEQLDVSKHDIVLSSSHAVAKGILTGPDQLHISYVHSPIRYAWDLQHQYLKESGLDRGLKGHLARWILHKVRMWDYRTANGVDYFIANSDFIARRIKKVYGRDADTIYPPVDVERFSYQENKENFYFTASRMVPYKRIDLIVEAFGHMPDKRLVVIGDGSEMAKIKAKAKSNVEILGYQSNEVMLECMQKAKAFVFAAEEDFGITPVEAQACGTPVIAFGKGGSLETVRPFGVSKATGVFFANQTVTSVVEAIEHFQNIESSILPQDCRDNALRFSVSRFHKEMEKYISDKWKVFNSSKMIEY